Proteins encoded by one window of Rhinolophus ferrumequinum isolate MPI-CBG mRhiFer1 chromosome 13, mRhiFer1_v1.p, whole genome shotgun sequence:
- the LOC117033165 gene encoding retinol dehydrogenase 12-like isoform X2 translates to MSLAPYQPHCYFPLSFDYPSSQCSTLSGRPAVSAMSLWYLFSALVGGPGSVLISVLLLILSVRLWHKSRLWDLQCCSTDLTGKVAVVTGANSGIGKVVSQELARRGARVILACRSRERGQQALAEIQAASKDACILLGEVDLSSMASIRTFARWLLQEYPEIHLLVNNAAVCGFPKTLTPEGLEFTFATNYVGPFLLTNLLQGSLQRAESARVVNVTSFMQDCGYIDEEHLTGAGGPLTFNQNYYCSKLLLTSFTGELARRLQGTGVTVNCVEPGIVYTGIMKHFSWLYRFLFKLSSFFLKLLRILLWPKASGMPQSD, encoded by the exons ATGTCTTTGGCTCCATACCAGCCTCACTGCTACTTTCCACTCAGCTTTGACTATCCCTCCTCCCAGTGCAGCACTCTGAGTGGCAGACCTGCAGTCTCTGCTATGTCGCTGTGGTATCTGTTCAGCGCCCTGGTCGGGGGGCCCGGCTCTGTCCTCATTTCGGTCCTCCTCCTTATACTAAGTGTGCGGCTCTGGCATAAGTCTCGTCTTTGGGACCTCCAGTGCTGCTCCACGGATCTGACTGGGAAGGTGGCAGTGGTGACTGGGGCCAATAGTG GTATAGGGAAGGTTGTGTCCCAGGAGCTGGCCCGCCGTGGGGCCCGTGTGATCCTTGCTTGCCGTAGCCGTGAGCGTGGACAGCAAGCCCTGGCTGAGATCCAAGCAGCCTCAAAGGACGCCTGCATTCTGCTTGGCGAGGTGGACTTGAGCTCGATGGCCTCCATCCGGACCTTTGCCCGCTGGCTTCTCCAGGAGTATCCTGAGATACATCTGTTGGTTAACAACGCTGCGGTCTGTG GATTCCCCAAGACACTAACCCCAGAGGGTCTTGAATTCACCTTTGCCACAAATTATGTTGGGCCCTTTCTGCTCACAAATCTACTGCAAG GGTCCCTACAACGGGCAGAGTCAGCCCGGGTGGTGAATGTGACTTCCTTTATGCAAGATTGTGGGTACATTGATGAGGAACATCTAACAGGGGCTGGTGGACCTCTGACCTTCAACCAGAACTATTACTGCAGCAAACTGCTTTTGACCTCGTTCACTGGGGAGCTTGCCCGGAGACTTCAAGGGACAG GTGTGACCGTGAACTGTGTGGAACCAGGTATTGTCTACACGGGCATCATGAAGCACTTCTCTTGGTTATACCGCTTCCTCTTCAAGCTCAGCAGCTTCTTCCTTAAG CTGCTCAGGATCCTGTTGTGGCCCAAAGCCTCTGGAATGCCTCAGTCCGACTAA
- the LOC117033165 gene encoding retinol dehydrogenase 12-like isoform X1 codes for MSLAPYQPHCYFPLSFDYPSSQCSTLSGRPAVSAMSLWYLFSALVGGPGSVLISVLLLILSVRLWHKSRLWDLQCCSTDLTGKVAVVTGANSGIGKVVSQELARRGARVILACRSRERGQQALAEIQAASKDACILLGEVDLSSMASIRTFARWLLQEYPEIHLLVNNAAVCGFPKTLTPEGLEFTFATNYVGPFLLTNLLQGSLQRAESARVVNVTSFMQDCGYIDEEHLTGAGGPLTFNQNYYCSKLLLTSFTGELARRLQGTGVTVNCVEPGIVYTGIMKHFSWLYRFLFKLSSFFLKDPKQGAIPVLYLSLAKELNGVSGKYFNSSCVITLPPKAAQDPVVAQSLWNASVRLTNLDKTD; via the exons ATGTCTTTGGCTCCATACCAGCCTCACTGCTACTTTCCACTCAGCTTTGACTATCCCTCCTCCCAGTGCAGCACTCTGAGTGGCAGACCTGCAGTCTCTGCTATGTCGCTGTGGTATCTGTTCAGCGCCCTGGTCGGGGGGCCCGGCTCTGTCCTCATTTCGGTCCTCCTCCTTATACTAAGTGTGCGGCTCTGGCATAAGTCTCGTCTTTGGGACCTCCAGTGCTGCTCCACGGATCTGACTGGGAAGGTGGCAGTGGTGACTGGGGCCAATAGTG GTATAGGGAAGGTTGTGTCCCAGGAGCTGGCCCGCCGTGGGGCCCGTGTGATCCTTGCTTGCCGTAGCCGTGAGCGTGGACAGCAAGCCCTGGCTGAGATCCAAGCAGCCTCAAAGGACGCCTGCATTCTGCTTGGCGAGGTGGACTTGAGCTCGATGGCCTCCATCCGGACCTTTGCCCGCTGGCTTCTCCAGGAGTATCCTGAGATACATCTGTTGGTTAACAACGCTGCGGTCTGTG GATTCCCCAAGACACTAACCCCAGAGGGTCTTGAATTCACCTTTGCCACAAATTATGTTGGGCCCTTTCTGCTCACAAATCTACTGCAAG GGTCCCTACAACGGGCAGAGTCAGCCCGGGTGGTGAATGTGACTTCCTTTATGCAAGATTGTGGGTACATTGATGAGGAACATCTAACAGGGGCTGGTGGACCTCTGACCTTCAACCAGAACTATTACTGCAGCAAACTGCTTTTGACCTCGTTCACTGGGGAGCTTGCCCGGAGACTTCAAGGGACAG GTGTGACCGTGAACTGTGTGGAACCAGGTATTGTCTACACGGGCATCATGAAGCACTTCTCTTGGTTATACCGCTTCCTCTTCAAGCTCAGCAGCTTCTTCCTTAAG gaTCCTAAACAAGGTGCAATCCCAGTCCTCTACCTGAGCTTGGCAAAGGAGCTGAATGGCGtatctggaaaatattttaacagttcCTGTGTGATAACTCTTCCCCCTAAAGCTGCTCAGGATCCTGTTGTGGCCCAAAGCCTCTGGAATGCCTCAGTCCGACTAACCAACCTAGACAAGACGGACTGA